In Zobellia roscoffensis, the following are encoded in one genomic region:
- a CDS encoding NAD-dependent epimerase/dehydratase family protein: MKTQKKTAIILGATGLTGGILLQLLLEDDRYEKIKLFSRSSVGPPNEKIEEHLGDLMKLEQFESNFTGDEVFCCIGTTKSKTPNKEVYRNIDYGIPVAAAKLSAKHAISSFLVISSMGANAKSSVFYNRVKGEMEAAVQKEYLGKTYMFRPSLIGGKREEKRAGEWIFKQLMKVVNLVLAGPLQKFRSIQPETIATAMVKVANDGFESHIIESDTIKKIAASSD; encoded by the coding sequence ATGAAAACACAAAAAAAGACGGCAATTATTCTTGGGGCAACCGGTCTTACCGGAGGCATTTTGCTACAACTTTTACTTGAGGATGACCGCTACGAGAAAATTAAATTGTTCTCACGCTCCAGCGTTGGACCACCCAATGAAAAGATAGAAGAACATTTAGGGGATTTAATGAAGTTAGAGCAATTTGAATCTAATTTTACGGGTGATGAGGTCTTTTGTTGTATTGGTACTACAAAGTCAAAAACACCCAATAAAGAAGTGTACCGGAATATAGACTATGGTATTCCCGTAGCCGCTGCCAAGCTATCCGCTAAACATGCCATTTCATCTTTTTTAGTTATTTCCTCTATGGGGGCGAATGCTAAAAGTAGCGTCTTTTATAATCGTGTAAAAGGCGAAATGGAAGCAGCGGTGCAAAAGGAATATTTAGGGAAGACCTATATGTTTAGACCATCGTTGATTGGTGGCAAACGCGAAGAAAAGCGGGCAGGCGAATGGATTTTTAAACAGTTAATGAAAGTAGTGAATCTGGTCTTAGCGGGGCCGCTTCAAAAATTCCGCTCAATACAACCGGAAACGATAGCAACCGCTATGGTTAAGGTTGCCAACGACGGCTTTGAGTCGCATATTATTGAATCCGACACCATAAAGAAAATAGCAGCATCAAGTGATTGA
- a CDS encoding CYTH domain-containing protein, protein MIEIERKFLVTSVAYQEQATLKERIVQGFLNTDKERTVRVRIKGESGFLTVKGKSNDAGTVRFEWEKEISVSDAEQLLLICEPGIIDKVRYNVPIGNHIYEIDEFHGDNEGLVVAEVELQSENQTLKKPLWLGEEVTGNVKYYNSQLSKHPYKLW, encoded by the coding sequence GTGATTGAGATTGAACGTAAATTCTTGGTTACATCAGTAGCGTATCAAGAGCAGGCAACTTTAAAAGAACGGATTGTTCAAGGTTTTTTAAATACTGATAAAGAGCGTACCGTGCGTGTGCGAATAAAAGGGGAATCAGGTTTTTTGACTGTAAAAGGAAAATCAAATGATGCGGGAACCGTCCGATTTGAATGGGAAAAGGAAATTTCCGTTTCCGATGCCGAGCAACTTTTGCTGATTTGCGAGCCCGGAATTATAGATAAAGTACGCTACAATGTGCCGATAGGCAATCACATTTACGAAATAGATGAATTCCATGGTGATAATGAAGGTCTTGTTGTTGCGGAAGTAGAGCTACAATCTGAAAACCAAACCCTTAAAAAACCATTGTGGTTGGGAGAAGAAGTAACGGGCAATGTAAAATATTACAATTCGCAATTGAGCAAGCACCCATATAAACTATGGTAA
- a CDS encoding TetR/AcrR family transcriptional regulator, with amino-acid sequence MINKDQFLEFALSKFLKFGSKRFTIDDLAHELGISKKTIYKNFTGKEQIIKESLAAFLTKLRSNIYECVEKEKSDPILAVISIYRIGLDTLKSFNPTFLRSLKKYYPEVYKMFSDFRENEVSALVKDLLHSAQKKGHLRKDVNIKLTYELYYNRMEDILHAAPNNFYKDFTLEELLNHLIINNIRGIATKSYLDKNDAFFLS; translated from the coding sequence ATGATAAACAAAGACCAATTTTTAGAATTTGCCCTTTCTAAATTCTTGAAATTTGGGAGCAAGCGCTTTACTATTGATGATTTGGCCCACGAACTTGGCATATCTAAGAAAACGATATACAAGAACTTTACGGGCAAAGAACAAATCATAAAAGAAAGTCTGGCCGCTTTTCTTACCAAATTAAGGTCTAACATTTATGAGTGTGTAGAGAAGGAGAAATCCGATCCTATTCTAGCGGTTATTTCAATATATAGAATAGGATTGGATACCCTTAAAAGTTTTAATCCTACCTTTTTACGCAGTTTAAAAAAGTACTATCCCGAAGTTTATAAAATGTTTAGCGATTTCAGGGAAAATGAAGTTTCGGCTCTTGTTAAAGACTTGTTGCACAGTGCTCAAAAAAAAGGTCATCTCCGAAAAGATGTGAATATAAAACTTACCTATGAGCTCTATTATAACCGAATGGAAGATATTCTTCATGCCGCACCCAACAATTTTTATAAGGATTTCACTCTAGAAGAACTTCTGAACCATCTTATCATAAACAATATTAGGGGTATTGCCACCAAAAGCTATTTGGACAAAAATGATGCTTTTTTTCTTTCCTAG
- a CDS encoding TolC family protein, producing MKTIITNKFILVAMLPLLLQSCFVAKNYERPEVETENLYRTDNLPQDSVSFASVSYKDLFTDSHLKTYIQKGLENNLDIRIALQSIAAAEAYVKQGKAGYLPTLNGAASATRTARTSENGQFGSFFTQPFNQYEASGTISWEADIWGKIRSSKRASDASYLQTVAAHKAVKTSLVAQIATTYYQILALDKQISVTEETIENRSKSLETISALKEAGQANQVGVDQTAAQLYSAQSQLLDLKNTLYQTENTLSLLLSEQPQSYARGSLDEQSLTNELQLGVPALLLRNRPDIMQAEYDLVNSFELTNVARSNFYPSITLSAQGGLQSLEIDNWIDSSSIFANLVGGLTQPIFNGRKIRTAYEVAQAEQEQSLLSFKKALLTAGTEVSEALYDYDISVEKEAYVTKQVVALKRAETNSEELLNSGYLTYLDLLTARENSLNAELNLVNNKFDQLSAKVELYRSLGGGWH from the coding sequence ATGAAAACTATTATAACAAATAAATTCATATTGGTGGCCATGCTCCCGCTTTTGCTACAATCATGTTTTGTAGCTAAAAATTACGAGCGGCCAGAGGTCGAAACCGAAAACCTATATAGAACCGATAACCTGCCTCAGGACAGTGTCTCGTTCGCATCAGTTTCTTACAAAGACTTGTTTACCGACTCTCATTTGAAGACCTATATTCAAAAAGGACTTGAAAACAACCTTGATATTCGTATTGCCTTACAGAGCATTGCGGCAGCAGAGGCATATGTAAAACAAGGGAAAGCAGGTTACTTGCCAACTTTAAATGGTGCAGCAAGTGCTACAAGAACAGCAAGAACCAGTGAGAACGGTCAATTCGGAAGTTTTTTTACGCAACCTTTTAATCAATATGAAGCTTCCGGAACAATATCTTGGGAAGCTGATATTTGGGGGAAAATTAGAAGTAGTAAACGCGCTAGTGACGCAAGTTACCTACAAACCGTAGCGGCCCATAAAGCTGTAAAAACTAGTTTGGTGGCACAAATAGCCACAACCTATTATCAAATTTTAGCCTTGGACAAACAGATTTCGGTAACGGAAGAAACCATAGAAAACCGTTCTAAAAGTCTAGAAACCATTTCTGCTTTAAAAGAAGCGGGACAAGCAAACCAAGTGGGAGTTGACCAGACAGCGGCTCAACTATATAGTGCTCAAAGTCAGTTATTGGACCTTAAGAATACACTATACCAGACAGAGAATACTTTAAGTCTTCTTTTGAGTGAACAGCCACAATCCTACGCACGTGGTTCTTTGGATGAGCAATCCTTAACCAATGAACTGCAACTTGGTGTTCCGGCCCTATTGTTGCGCAACAGACCGGATATTATGCAAGCTGAATACGACTTGGTCAATAGTTTTGAATTGACCAACGTTGCAAGAAGTAACTTTTACCCATCTATTACCCTTTCGGCACAAGGTGGCTTACAAAGTTTGGAGATAGATAACTGGATAGACTCTAGTTCTATTTTTGCCAATTTAGTTGGTGGACTTACACAGCCTATTTTCAACGGTAGAAAAATAAGAACAGCCTATGAAGTGGCGCAAGCAGAACAAGAACAATCCTTATTAAGCTTTAAAAAAGCACTTTTAACCGCAGGTACGGAAGTGTCGGAAGCTTTATATGATTACGATATCTCTGTAGAAAAAGAAGCGTATGTAACCAAACAAGTGGTTGCACTAAAAAGAGCGGAAACAAACTCTGAAGAATTATTAAACAGCGGATACTTAACCTATTTGGACCTTTTGACCGCAAGGGAAAACTCACTGAATGCAGAACTTAATTTGGTCAATAACAAGTTTGATCAATTATCTGCCAAAGTAGAACTATATCGTTCCCTTGGTGGCGGATGGCACTAA
- a CDS encoding efflux RND transporter permease subunit translates to MFQKFIDRPVLSTVISIIIVILGVLGLTTLPIEEYPEIAPPTVQVTSTYTGANAETVLKSVVVPLEEQINGVEDMLYMTSNASNDGAATINVFFKLGTDPDIAAVNVQNRVARANSVLPQAVVQTGVITQKSQTSALLFFSLFSDNDEYDATFVENYARINIVPKLQRIEGVGNVTVFGSKDYSMRIWLNPEKMAAYKLMPSDIQNALREQNLEAATGKIGENADGVYEYVLKYKGRLSDEAEYENIIIRAQENGQFLRLKDVAEIELGAFNYGTKNEGMGKPGTAVGIFQTSGSNANAIIDEIQTILDESSQDFPKGLDYVIPYNTKDFLSASIEHVVQTLIEAFLLVFLVVFIFLQDFRSTLIPAIAVPVAIIGTFFFLSLFGFSINMLTLFAMILAIGIVVDDAIVVVEAVHAKMEEGATNAKLATKSAMTEISGAIISITLVMSAVFIPVSFISGSSGVFYQQFGITLAIAILISAVNALTLSPALAALLLKPHNTSEEKKKGFSKRFFSAFNTGFNAITDKYVSSVKFIIKRKWVTGLSLVVFGVIAYMLFQSTPTGFIPNEDKAIVFADVTMPPGTTLEQTQKTVKKLDSIYASMDIIKARMNITGFSILNSVNGGSYGFSVLRLKDWGEREGDAESVKAVVGSLFAKTAGLKDAKVFFFTPPSVRGFGNSTGFEMNLQSKDADDWQTVNKVTNEFLAAINARPEVQYAITNFNANFPQYELEVDVEKTKMAGLAVTDVFSAMQGYYGGLYTTDFNKFGKQYRVMIQAKPEDRADENSLNHIFVTNASGESVAVSQFVSLKKIYGPEVVSRFNLLSSVKINGAMNPGYSTGDAIKAIEEVTAQVLPNNYTYEYSGLTKEENSAGSQTIIIFILSLVFVYFLLSAQYESYILPFSILLSLPVGIAGAIGFVSMAGLENNIYFQIALIMLIGLLSKNAILIVEFALQRRKHGMSIIESAIDGAKARLRPILMTSFAFILGLMPLALSTGIGAVGNRSIGMSAVGGMLIGTIFGVFVIPALYVIFQTIQERITGAPQQEVIEEPKN, encoded by the coding sequence ATGTTTCAAAAATTTATAGATCGTCCCGTACTATCTACGGTGATATCGATCATCATAGTTATTCTAGGTGTTTTGGGTTTGACGACCTTACCTATTGAGGAATACCCTGAAATAGCACCACCAACCGTTCAAGTAACAAGTACCTATACAGGTGCGAATGCTGAAACGGTACTAAAAAGTGTTGTTGTACCATTAGAGGAGCAGATAAATGGTGTTGAAGACATGTTATACATGACTTCCAACGCAAGTAATGACGGTGCTGCAACCATTAACGTATTTTTTAAACTGGGTACTGATCCTGATATTGCCGCGGTAAACGTTCAGAACAGGGTTGCCCGAGCAAATAGTGTCCTGCCACAAGCAGTTGTACAGACTGGTGTTATTACCCAAAAGTCTCAAACTAGTGCATTGTTATTCTTCTCTCTATTCTCGGATAACGATGAATATGATGCCACTTTCGTAGAAAACTACGCTAGAATTAACATCGTACCTAAGTTACAACGTATAGAAGGTGTGGGTAACGTTACCGTTTTTGGTTCTAAGGATTACTCCATGCGTATATGGTTAAATCCTGAAAAGATGGCCGCATATAAACTTATGCCATCAGACATACAAAATGCACTTAGAGAACAAAACCTTGAAGCAGCAACAGGTAAAATTGGTGAAAATGCCGATGGTGTTTATGAATATGTATTAAAGTATAAAGGTCGTCTTTCTGATGAAGCTGAATATGAAAATATCATTATTAGAGCGCAGGAAAATGGTCAGTTTTTAAGACTTAAAGATGTTGCTGAAATTGAATTAGGTGCTTTTAATTATGGTACCAAGAACGAAGGTATGGGTAAGCCCGGTACCGCTGTTGGTATTTTTCAAACTTCAGGATCTAATGCAAATGCTATTATTGATGAGATTCAAACTATACTAGATGAAAGCAGTCAAGATTTCCCTAAAGGACTGGATTATGTAATTCCTTATAACACTAAAGATTTCTTAAGTGCATCTATAGAACATGTTGTACAAACCTTAATAGAAGCCTTTTTATTGGTTTTCTTAGTGGTTTTCATATTCCTACAGGATTTTAGATCTACGTTAATACCCGCTATTGCCGTTCCGGTGGCGATTATTGGTACGTTCTTCTTTTTATCGCTCTTTGGATTTTCCATTAACATGTTGACTTTGTTCGCAATGATTCTGGCCATTGGTATTGTGGTGGATGATGCCATTGTGGTGGTGGAAGCGGTACACGCCAAAATGGAGGAAGGTGCTACCAATGCTAAACTAGCCACCAAATCTGCAATGACAGAGATTTCAGGTGCCATTATCTCTATTACTTTGGTAATGTCCGCTGTATTTATCCCGGTATCGTTCATTAGTGGGTCATCAGGTGTGTTCTACCAACAGTTCGGTATAACATTGGCTATTGCCATTCTTATTTCCGCGGTAAACGCTTTAACGTTAAGTCCGGCCTTGGCCGCACTCTTATTGAAGCCCCATAATACATCCGAAGAAAAGAAAAAAGGATTTTCAAAGCGTTTCTTTTCAGCCTTTAATACCGGTTTTAATGCAATAACCGATAAATACGTTAGCTCAGTAAAATTCATTATCAAAAGAAAATGGGTAACAGGATTGTCTCTTGTAGTGTTTGGAGTTATAGCGTACATGTTATTTCAATCAACACCAACTGGTTTTATACCAAATGAAGATAAGGCGATTGTGTTTGCCGATGTTACCATGCCTCCTGGTACCACTTTAGAGCAAACGCAGAAAACCGTTAAAAAACTAGATTCTATTTATGCTTCAATGGATATCATTAAAGCTAGAATGAACATTACAGGATTTAGTATTTTGAATAGTGTAAACGGTGGTTCTTATGGCTTCTCCGTACTTCGTCTTAAAGATTGGGGCGAACGAGAAGGCGATGCAGAATCCGTTAAAGCCGTGGTAGGAAGCCTGTTCGCAAAAACAGCCGGCCTAAAAGACGCCAAAGTATTCTTCTTTACTCCACCAAGTGTGCGTGGTTTTGGTAACTCTACCGGTTTTGAAATGAACCTACAGAGTAAAGATGCAGATGACTGGCAGACCGTAAACAAAGTAACCAATGAATTCTTGGCTGCAATTAACGCAAGACCAGAAGTTCAATATGCCATTACGAACTTCAATGCCAATTTCCCTCAATATGAATTGGAGGTTGATGTTGAGAAAACTAAAATGGCCGGTCTAGCGGTAACAGATGTATTTAGCGCCATGCAAGGATATTATGGTGGATTGTATACGACTGACTTTAACAAGTTTGGTAAGCAATATCGTGTAATGATCCAAGCAAAACCAGAAGATAGAGCAGATGAAAACTCATTGAACCACATTTTCGTAACGAATGCAAGTGGCGAGTCGGTTGCCGTATCTCAATTTGTATCGTTAAAGAAAATTTACGGTCCTGAAGTGGTAAGTAGATTTAACCTGTTAAGTTCTGTAAAAATTAATGGAGCCATGAACCCTGGTTATTCTACAGGTGATGCCATTAAGGCAATTGAAGAGGTTACCGCACAGGTATTACCTAACAATTATACTTACGAATATTCAGGGCTTACAAAAGAGGAAAATAGCGCAGGTAGCCAAACCATCATCATTTTTATATTGAGTTTGGTATTTGTGTACTTCTTATTAAGTGCTCAGTATGAATCGTATATTTTACCATTTTCAATTCTACTGTCGCTACCCGTTGGTATTGCAGGAGCAATTGGCTTCGTAAGCATGGCAGGACTTGAAAACAACATCTATTTTCAGATTGCATTGATCATGCTTATTGGTCTACTTTCTAAAAATGCCATTCTTATTGTAGAATTTGCATTGCAGCGAAGAAAACACGGTATGTCTATCATTGAATCCGCTATTGACGGTGCCAAAGCGAGACTTAGACCCATTTTAATGACATCGTTTGCCTTTATCCTTGGTTTAATGCCATTGGCCTTGTCCACAGGTATTGGAGCAGTCGGTAACCGATCTATTGGTATGAGTGCTGTTGGGGGTATGTTGATAGGTACCATATTTGGTGTATTCGTCATACCGGCATTATATGTCATTTTCCAGACCATTCAAGAGCGTATAACCGGTGCTCCACAACAAGAAGTAATTGAAGAACCAAAGAACTAG
- a CDS encoding efflux RND transporter periplasmic adaptor subunit codes for MKKLSIIGVLSAGLLLSSCFGTTPTAPAAGATPPPPSLKVSVLKKQDLTVYNQFSTTLEGKQNVEIWPKVAGFVQEVYVEEGQKIKKGQPLFKLETQTLNQDANAAKASVNVAKVEVDKLKPLVEKGIISEVQLETAKAQLAQAQANYQSVASNIGYSRITSPVDGYIGEIPFKIGALVSSAMGQPLTTVSDVSEVRAYFSMNEKELLKLKESMPKNDKNALDMEKAPRVSLIMINGEEYAEKGKIAMINTIINSTTGSVTARADFDNKNNLLSSGSTGKIKIPTVYNGAYEIPQTATIDLQGKKLVYVVKDDNTVTTMPLDIITTTKNGFIVEKGFEEGTTIVLEGVSKLKDGMTISPVK; via the coding sequence ATGAAAAAGTTATCAATCATAGGAGTATTAAGCGCAGGACTTCTTTTAAGTTCCTGTTTTGGAACAACCCCAACGGCACCTGCGGCAGGGGCAACACCTCCTCCACCAAGTTTAAAAGTAAGTGTGTTAAAAAAACAAGACCTTACTGTATACAACCAATTTTCTACTACACTAGAAGGTAAACAGAATGTAGAAATCTGGCCTAAAGTTGCTGGCTTTGTGCAAGAAGTATATGTTGAAGAAGGTCAAAAAATTAAAAAAGGGCAACCTCTTTTTAAATTAGAAACCCAAACCTTGAACCAAGATGCCAATGCCGCCAAAGCTTCTGTAAACGTGGCGAAGGTAGAAGTAGACAAACTTAAACCCTTAGTAGAAAAAGGTATAATTAGCGAAGTTCAGTTAGAGACTGCCAAAGCACAACTTGCTCAGGCTCAAGCTAATTACCAAAGTGTTGCTTCAAATATTGGTTACTCACGTATCACCAGCCCTGTAGATGGTTATATAGGTGAAATTCCCTTTAAAATAGGTGCCTTGGTAAGTTCTGCTATGGGGCAACCATTAACTACCGTATCTGACGTTAGCGAGGTTCGCGCCTATTTTTCAATGAATGAAAAAGAATTGTTGAAACTAAAAGAATCCATGCCAAAAAACGACAAAAATGCTTTGGATATGGAAAAAGCTCCAAGGGTTTCACTAATCATGATCAATGGTGAGGAATATGCTGAAAAAGGTAAAATTGCAATGATCAATACTATCATTAATAGTACAACAGGAAGTGTAACTGCACGAGCTGATTTTGATAACAAGAACAACTTGTTAAGCAGCGGTAGTACAGGAAAAATAAAAATTCCAACAGTATATAACGGCGCATACGAAATACCGCAAACAGCAACTATTGACCTTCAAGGTAAGAAATTAGTTTACGTGGTTAAAGATGACAATACAGTTACTACTATGCCATTAGATATCATCACTACTACCAAAAATGGCTTTATCGTTGAGAAAGGGTTTGAAGAAGGGACTACTATAGTTCTGGAAGGGGTCTCTAAATTAAAAGACGGAATGACCATCAGTCCGGTCAAATAA
- a CDS encoding GbsR/MarR family transcriptional regulator gives MDKEEYKQRLIEELGVHFENEYSLPPLAARIFGNLVVTDEVGLTFDDCQMKRGASKSSISTSLNLLLQLGMITYFTKSGDRRRYFKISDKSTFFVKKLEQALKKAANESKMIQKVAKYDQEYNVEKYNSNKEKIEAYMKCLDQNEVIYKETIEALKKLI, from the coding sequence ATGGATAAAGAAGAATATAAACAAAGATTAATAGAAGAGTTGGGAGTTCATTTTGAAAATGAATATAGCCTACCTCCATTGGCAGCAAGAATCTTTGGAAATCTTGTAGTTACTGATGAAGTAGGCCTTACGTTCGATGATTGCCAAATGAAAAGAGGAGCTAGTAAGAGTTCCATCTCAACATCACTCAATTTATTACTTCAGCTTGGGATGATTACATATTTTACGAAATCTGGTGATAGAAGAAGATATTTTAAGATTTCGGATAAAAGTACATTTTTTGTCAAAAAGCTAGAACAAGCATTGAAGAAAGCGGCCAACGAGTCTAAAATGATACAAAAAGTTGCTAAATATGATCAAGAGTATAATGTAGAGAAATACAACTCCAACAAAGAAAAGATAGAAGCTTATATGAAGTGTTTAGACCAAAATGAAGTAATATATAAAGAGACTATTGAGGCTTTAAAAAAACTTATATAA